Proteins co-encoded in one Aethina tumida isolate Nest 87 chromosome 7, icAetTumi1.1, whole genome shotgun sequence genomic window:
- the LOC109598171 gene encoding leucine-rich repeat-containing protein 56 has translation MHNLFNSSNPSRCLKSIRSYHSNRHSEINNDIIKEIMPPNLEEDFIGQELMNNNEHAQNIQLVLTPLSLDSDSDHGADENEENIDVVGNSSRVPLEQNLRELLVELSYTEDLESITQLKLKVIARELPLQQLGILTPNLRELILDGSYVSSLRDLGCGLKNLKILRVNNCGVNTIDSVFGFEMLEELYAADNLLQDLLPCAFLSNLRVLDVRRNYITISNTLSFLNTCSKLESIFIAGNNNVESSSTYRESIKRTLPGIKSLDGIPYNDDENLLIDVEDEFSNLVIEEVAQGIGSTRPNNSFRNRRNRHISTGFVVDFPPRVFLERALSLNDDDVLMRDETISSEDMKLENVENEG, from the exons atgcataatttgtttaattcttcAAATCCATCGCGTTGCTTGAAATCAATAAGGAGTTACCATAGTAATCGCCATAGTGAAATAAACAACGATATTATAAAAGAGATCATGCCACCAAATTTAGAGGAAGACTTCATTGGGCAGGAGCtcatgaataataatgaacatGCACAAAATATACAGCTGGTTTTGACGCCTTTGTCGTTGGATTCAGATTCCGACCACGGTGCGGATGAGAATGAGGAGAATATAGATGTGGTAGGAAACAGTAGCAGGGTTCCTCTAGAGCAAAATCTGAGGGAGTTACTg gTTGAATTATCATACACCGAAGATTTGGAGTCAATAACGCAACTCAAACTAAAGGTGATCGCCAGGGAATTGCCTCTACAACAATTGGGCATACTTACGCCAAATTTACG ggaGCTGATCTTAGATGGCAGTTATGTCTCGTCCCTGAGAGACTTAGGTTGcggcttaaaaaatttaaaaattctcagGGTGAATAATTGCGGCGTGAATACAATCGACAGCGTATTCGGTTTCGAGATGCTGGAAGAGTTGTACGCCGCCGATAATTTGCTACAAGATCTTCTTCCTTGTGCTTTCTTATCAAACTTGAGAGTTCTTGATGTCAGACGCAATTACATCACTATTAGCAACACATTGTCATTTCTGAATACCTGCTCGAAGCTAGAAAGTATTTTCATAGCTGGAAATAACAACGTTGAGTCGTCCAGCACATACAGGGAGTCCATCAAGCGTACTCTACCGGGTATCAAGAGTTTGGACGGTATTCCCTATAATGATG ATGAGAATCTCCTGATTGACGTGGAGGATGAATTTTCCAATCTGGTTATCGAAGAAGTAGCTCAAGGA ATTGGAAGTACCAGACCAAACAATTCATTCAGAAACAGAAGAAACCGCCATATTTCTACAGGATTTGTGGTTGATTTTCCTCCGAGAGTCTTCCTTGAAAGAGCTTTGTCTTTGAACGATGATGACGTACTTATGAGAG ATGAAACAATCTCCTCAGAGGACATGAAATTGGAAAACGTCGAAAATGAAGgttaa
- the LOC109598193 gene encoding ATP-binding cassette sub-family G member 4, with protein MSSDRSSVKIHLPLGDEAGESVSYNARSVCSPPNESLNNASVLSGSQSNLCNGSSGVTIAGALRKVPNSSPSNKRPMISLTHLPKRPPVDIQFNDLSYSVSEGRKRGYKTILKCVNGKFKSGELTGIMGPSGAGKSTLMNILAGYKTSNLSGSVLINGKERSLRRFRKMSCYIMQDDCLSPHLTVKEAMTVSANLKLGKGITRSEKKVVIDEILDTLGLQDAVDTNSSSLSGGQRKRLSIALELVNNPPVMFFDEPTSGLDSSSCFQCISLLKSLARGGRTIICTIHQPSARLFEMFDHLYMLADGQCIYKGSVIGLVPFLSSMSLHCPSYHNPADYVIEVACGEHGDWVQKLVVAVNAGRCNSFVNDKKEPKMIANDISKETSTVKTDEPITNSISKPYSGTPAVTPATCTTSLLESSENLTAADKNGFPTTGFQQFWILLKRSTNIIVRDKTLTRMRLLAHFIIGVLIGCIYYNIGDDAAKVMSNAGCLFFSVMFMMFTAMMPTILTFPLEMSVFVREHLNYWYSLKAYYFAKTLADIPFQIVLTTCYIVGVYFITSQPLDGKRFGMFLCAAVLTALVSQSFGLLVGAGFNIEGGVFLGPISTIPMVLFSGFFANLDDIPYYISWLPYMSYLKYGFEASMIAIYGLDRPKLKCEQMYCHFKYPTAFLKQMSMKDDMQTYIIDIVVLASLFLLLRIIAYFVLRIKLMTVRH; from the exons ATGTCCAGCGATAGGAGTAGTGTCAAAATCCATCTGCCACTGGGCGATGAAGCTGGCGAGTCAGTTTCGTACAATGCGAGGAGCGTCTGCAGCCCGCCCAACGAATCTCTCAACAACGCCTCTGTTTTAag cgGTTCCCAATCGAATCTATGCAATGGATCGTCCGGGGTGACGATCGCCGGAGCGCTCCGGAAGGTGCCCAACAGCAGCCCGAGCAACAAACGGCCCATGATCTCGTTGACGCATCTGCCGAAACGTCCGCCCGTCGACATCCAGTTCAACGATCTGTCCTATTCGGTTTCGGAAGGACGAAAACGCGGCTACAAAACCATCCTGAAATGCGTCAACGGGAAATTCAAGTCCGGCGAACTGACCGGCATCATGGGACCATCTGGAGCAGGGAAGAGCACCCTGATGAACATTCTTGCCGGCTACAA GACGTCCAACTTAAGCGGATCAGTATTAATAAACGGAAAGGAAAGAAGCCTGCGCCGCTTCAGAAAAATGTCCTGTTACATTATGCAAGACGACTGTTTGTCTCCTCATTTGACGGTCAAAGAAGCCATGACGGTTTCGGCGAATCTCAAATTGGGCAAGGGCATCACCAGGTCGGAGAAGAAGGTGGTGATCGATGAAATTTTGGACACGTTAGGTCTTCAGGATGCGGTCGACACCAATTCATCAAGTCTGTCTGGTGGACAAAGGAAGCGGTTGTCTATTGCTCTGGAATTGGTGAACAATCCGCCGGTGATGTTTTTCGACGAACCGACAAGCGGATTGGATAGTTCGTCGTGTTTCCAATGCATCAGTCTGCTGAAGTCCTTGGCAAGAGGTGGAAGAACCATAATTTGCACAATCCATCAACCTTCTGCCAGATTATTCGAAATGTTCGATCATTTGTACATGCTGGCCGATGGACAGTGCATCTACAAAGGCAGCGTTATTGGTTTGGTGCCATTTTTGTCCAGCATGAGTTTACACTGCCCTAGCTATCACAATCCGGCTGATTATG TTATTGAGGTTGCCTGCGGAGAACACGGCGATTGGGTGCAAAAATTGGTGGTTGCCGTTAATGCAGGAAGATGTAACAGTTTTGTGAACGATAAGAAGGAACCGAAGATGATTGCCAATGACATTTCCAAAGAAACATCGACTGTTAAAACGGACGAACCTATCACAAATA gTATTTCAAAGCCTTACAGTGGAACACCAGCTGTAACTCCAGCAACTTGTACTACATCACTGCTGGAATCTTCGGAAAATCTAACGGCGGCCGACAAAAACGGTTTTCCTACAACAGGTTTCCAGCAGTTTTGGATTTTGTTGAAGCGCAGCACTAACATCATAGTAAGAGATAAGACTTTAACCAGAATGAGACTTttagcacattttattattggcGTATTAATTGGATGTATCTATTATAACATTGGAGATGATGCTGCTAAAGTTATGAGCAATGCTGGATGTTTGTTCTTTAGCGTTATGTTCATGATGTTCACAGCTATGATGCCAACAATTTTAACAT ttcctttagaaaTGTCTGTCTTTGTACGGGAGCATCTGAATTATTGGTATTCTTTGAAGGCGTACTATTTCGCAAAAACTCTTGCAGACATACcgtttcag attgtacTAACAACGTGTTATATAGTCGGTGTTTACTTCATCACTTCTCAACCTTTAGACGGTAAACGATTTGGAATGTTCCTTTGCGCAGCTGTGCTCACTGCTTTAGTCTCGCAAAGTTTTGGTCTACTCGTCGGTGCTGGATTCAATATAGAA GGTGGTGTATTCTTGGGGCCTATCTCAACAATCCCAATGGTGCTTTTCTCAGGATTCTTCGCAAATCTCGACGACATCCCGTATTACATTAGCTGGCTACCGTACATGAGTTACCTAAAGTACGGCTTCGAAGCGTCTATGATAGCGATTTACGGCCTAGATCGACCGAAACTTAAATGCGAGCAGATGTACTGTCACTTCAAATATCCCACCGCATTCTTGAAGCAAATGTCCATGAAGGATGACATGCAGACGTACATAATCGATATTGTTGTGCTCGCAtcgttgtttttgttattaaggATAATAGCGTATTTTGTACTGAGAATAAAATTGATGACTGTAAGGCACTAG
- the LOC109598156 gene encoding synaptotagmin-10: MTKVPFSDWMTWIEAIPYIIVAFFALTIMALVIVAALSSHCAVTWRWLKYKACGKRSHEIEESQIPTNNANQASVQISHSLPDLQVETIQPILQEIKETVTKKVLRQTTLPIVPDRLQTFQRQLSHRLDIPNEIKFSICSLERSNSRAIGNIKPELYKKDLVRQASIESNNGKEMEYAGKLHFALNYDKEMEGLVLRILECRDLPIKGRQNSCDPYVRVHLLPDRKKKFQTKVKRKNVNPVFNEMFIFSVTYDELRDRCLQFSVYDFDRFSRHDLIGHVFYRGLMDIADLHQEIEYTMNIMCPPQDKVNLGELMVSLCYLPIAGRLTVTIIKGHGFKTMDITGKSDPYVKLYLLCQTKRIKKKRTSVKFHTLNPTFHEAFVFDVPENNIEDVYLVLKVMDYDRIGHDEPMGYIMIGSAFIGLGRDHWLEMLDNPRTPVTQWYSLLETLPNYIPPLKDRNICNGCLTTR; this comes from the exons ATGACAAAAGTTCCCTTTTCAGACTGGATGACTTGGATCGAAGCAATTCCATATATAATAGTAGCATTTTTCGCATTAACAATAATGGCGTTGGTGATCGTGGCCGCACTGAGCAGTCATTGCGCCGTCACTTGGCGATGGTTGAAGTACAAGGCTTGCGGTAAACGTTCGCATGAAATCGAAGAATCGCAAATACCAACGAACAACGCCAATCAGGCATCCGTGCAGATCAGCCATTCACTTCCCGATCTTCAGGTCGAGACGATCCAACCCATATTACAGGAGATCAAGGAGACGGTTACCAAAAAG GTATTAAGACAAACAACTCTGCCAATTGTTCCGGACAGATTGCAAACATTTCAAAGGCAACTCTCACATAGATTGGATATACCAAACGAGATCAAATTCAGCATTTGCTCATTGGAAAGGTCGAACAGTCGAGCCATCGGAAACATCAAG CCCGAACTTTACAAAAAGGATTTGGTTAGACAGGCGTCCATAGAAAGCAACAATGGAAAAGAAATGGAATACGCTGGAAAATTGCATTTCGCCCTTAACTACGACAAGGAAATGGAAGGATTGGTTCTGAGG ATTCTGGAGTGCCGCGACTTGCCGATAAAAGGCAGACAGAACAGCTGCGATCCGTACGTGAGGGTGCATTTGCTACCCGACAGGAAAAAGAAGTTCCAAACGAAAGTCAAACGCAAAAACGTCAATCCGGTATTCAacgaaatgtttattttcag CGTGACTTATGATGAATTAAGGGATCGTTGCCTCCAGTTTTCGGTTTACGACTTCGACAGATTTTCCAGACACGATTTGATCGGCCACGTTTTCTACAGAGGACTGATGGACATCGCCGATCTTCACCAGGAAATCGAATACACAATGAATATTATGTGCCCTCCACAG GATAAAGTAAACTTGGGAGAACTCATGGTCTCACTTTGCTACCTTCCAATAGCTGGTAGATTAACAGTCACAATAATCAAAGGACACGGCTTCAAAACTATGGATATCACCGGAAAATCAG ATCCGTACGTCAAATTGTACTTGTTATGTCAGACCAAACGTATAAAAAAGAAGAGGACATCGGTGAAATTCCACACGTTGAATCCAACGTTTCATGAAGCTTTCGTTTTCGATGTTCCCGAAAACAACATCGAAGACgtgtatttagttttaaaagttatgGACTACGACCG AATCGGCCACGATGAACCTATGGGTTACATTATGATCGGTTCAGCTTTCATCGGCTTGGGCAGAGATCACTGGTTAGAGATGCTGGATAATCCAAGAACGCCGGTTACTCAATGGTACAGTCTGTTGGAAACCTTACCCAATTACATCCCGCCATTGAAAGACAGAAATATCTGTAACGGTTGTCTAACGACTAG GTGA